A genomic window from Accipiter gentilis chromosome 1, bAccGen1.1, whole genome shotgun sequence includes:
- the HSPG2 gene encoding basement membrane-specific heparan sulfate proteoglycan core protein isoform X11, whose amino-acid sequence MGPPVPAGLGALLLLGALLGVTRSTRGLAETSFPEDTVADHVGGTRGRRYYEHLSDDEDLVASGDGSGEDGSGITWPPASATHIPVVGLAPTALGPPPAPAGMVVAEPEDDPPLIYFRALVNFTRSIDYSQQLEDPESEEFREVSEAVVDTLESEYYKVPGEQVVSVVFIKELEGDVFVELDVGSEGNGDEAQLGGVLRDLVAAGSIASYLTSPLGFQFRRLGAVTPHPRACTSLEFTCGSGECIAAEYRCDHRPDCHDASDEDGCDHPTRMPPTTARPATTRPVSTVTVAATTPPRRLLTPRPPKPPTGGCQAGEAACTNGRCVPRDYVCDGEPDCADGSDEEACGTPSPCEPNEFKCRNGHCALKLWRCDGENDCGDGSDETDCPTKAPGAACGPAEFRCVASGSCIRASYQCDREPDCPDRSDEVGCVPPQVVTLPRESVRAVPGQTVTFTCVATGVPTPIITWRLNWGHTPSSHRVSIVSEAGQGTLTIRDVKEADQGAYTCEAINTLGMVFGIPDSILTVTRPGPCPEGHFQVTGTSRCLPCFCFGVTTACRATARHRHRLHLRFDRPDDFKGVNVTVPAAPSPPVLSATQLHVDVGAEEFQLLDLSRRFLALDAFWALPDAFLGDKVDAYGGALSYGVRYRLGRGPPEPTTHPDVVLRGHGRQLRARTGATRPDVLNRRHVPFTEDHWEDEEGAPVSRELLLLVLQGLEGIFIRAVYDGRMASVGLSDVAMDVTSTSDTGLGPAGDVEECRCPVGYAGLSCQRCATRFERVTRGPYLGTCSGCGCHGHSSTCDPVFGHCLNCQHNTEGPQCEKCKPGFFGDATKGTATACHPCPCPYTEPARRFSESCFLDTDGQATCDACAPGYAGRRCERCAPGYEGDPIQPGGKCTPIGQELVKCDTRGGKDEAGGTCRCKPNVRGRLCDACAAGTFHLSAANPEGCLQCFCMGVSRHCASSAWSRHQVLLTAEETSPLSLANLAGTRTISDRARFSSPRELLFASFQELPRDVYYWVLPAPFAGDKVTSYGGELRYTVTHRAPAGAQPLPRQPDILLQGNGILLEHFSDANPPSGVPTTVTVPFRERAWRRADGRDATREHLLMALADIDLFMIRASYSDQPEESRLADVSLDVAVPHATGRPPALEVEDCTCPAGYRGASCQDCDTGYTRSTTGLYLGTCEPCQCHGHASECHPENGICQGCRDHTEGAQCDKCQPGYYGDATRGTPGDCQPCPCHGHHSDTQETKRCFEDKDGQPTCTACAPGHSGRLCERCLPGYVGDPLRGEPCQEPGVPSAQCQCDPRGSIGEGCDADGQCHCKANVEGPSCATCRPHHFHLSASEPAGCLPCFCMGIVQHCGSTAYARGTVRTPFGPGNPQGFALVNRQRSTRVGTGFEVELGIPQPRLTYSRFGELPPDSYYWQLPPPYQGDKVGSYGGRLRYTLTYTPGGQGAPLPDVDIQITGNDITLVAYQPDLPPRTPQAFEIIFREQYWQRPDGQPATREHLLMALADLDEILIRATYSTSTAASSIADVAMDMAVPPQPGLPPAPEVEECRCPPGYHGLSCQDCAPGYTRTGGGLYLGHCELCECNGHSESCHPESGVCSGCLHNTAGDFCDQCAPGFYGDATAGTPEDCQPCACPLPYPENQFSRTCESLGGGGYRCTACEPGYAGQYCERCAPGYTGDPTARGQACVPVGSPLPLAVRIHPPRTTVAQGSAVTLRCQASGDPPFYYHWTREDGRPLPEGAQSRRQGEELHFASIQPSEAGVYVCSCRNLRHSNTSRAEVIVTETPGKPITVTVEEKRVQRVKPGADVTFVCTAKSKSPAYTLVWTRQNHGTLPAGAVDFNGILTLRNVRPEDAGVYVCTGSNMLDMDEGTATLYVQAPSKTQMFYGPVEFMEGHRPAGTAAAPTAAVEPAQLSVAPGQPAEFRCVVAGNPPPTLEWLGTLPPRAVVHGGTLRFSAVEPTDEGHYACRARSSAGQHTARAFLHVQAAGTPRVQVSPERTEVQEGSTVRLYCRVSGSPTATITWEKQGGTLPPQSRSEHADIATLVIPTVTAADGGIYLCVGTSAAGTARAAIEVAVVPGTAPPIRIESSSPSVTEGQTLDLDCLVAGSGPATVTWYKRGGSLPAGHQVSGSRLRVPHVTAADSGEYVCRASLGTTVREASVIVTVVAGSGSSYGPPASGVPVRIEASSSTVAEGQSLDLNCVVAGQGQATVTWYKRGGSLPAKHQVSGTRLRIPQVTAADSGEYVCRVTSGGVTHETSLIVTIQTGAGSSYAVGVTPPVRIETSSAAVTEGQTLDLNCMVAGQGHPHVTWYRRGGALPPNSQVSGTRLRLVQVAVADSGEYVCRVTLGTVTQEASVIVTVPGGMGTYYPSGVSQPLRIESSSSAIAEGQILDLNCVVAGSGPATVTWYKRGGSLPTSHQVSGTRLRIPQVTAADSGEYVCRVTSGGVTQETSLIVTIDDGANPSHPTGVTPPIRIESSASSVTEGQTLDLDCVVAGQGQATITWYKRGGSLPAKHQVSGSRLRLSQLSVADSGEYVCRADTGSVSREATITVTVTSRDSSSYRLQSPIISIDPHSMAVAPGEDATFKCRVHDGARPVNVTWRMGPGQHLQDNVKISSNGSVISITGAHVGNQGAYHCVASNRFGVASSVVNLLVQGAPTVSVMPPGPVTVKEGKSLSLECLGRGEPRPLVRWSRLGSRQKVEHQMLLHMDSQAILQLSPAKPEHAGTYVCTAHSALGSAQARVDVNVETEQRHPGAPEVTAPPAVTVVAGDTATLHCTARGEPAPRIEWSKLRAPLPWQHRVVNGSLVIPRVAQQDSGQYICNASSPAGFAEVFITLDVETPPYATSLPEDTAVRAGDALQVQCLAHGTPPLVYTWDKINGSLSARAIYRAGLLRISPALPADAGTYRCLVTNRVGTAETFARVAVHGDAGDSGDAGSGPLTVRVTPGSLVKGVGGTAEFACTVSGDPRAHLEWLKDGGELPPTHSVRDGVLRIPELAWGAQGVYVCRASAPGGQAEDRATLTVQGGHPKTPLSPLQALPRALINIRTAVQTVLAGTAVELECLGLGEPRPHVTWSKVGGRIRPGVLVRAGTLTIERVERADAGQYRCTAANSVGTVQSHVILHVQAAPQIAGQPEVKEVSVGSVAVLPCLASGFPVPEITWSKLEGELPAGARAEGNVLTLPAVRHEDAGVYACAAANHRGQETAYYVLKVRERLVPYFGQTPRSFLPLPTIKDAYKRFEILITFRPDAADGLLLYNGQRKNSGADFISFGLVGGRPEFRFDAGSGMATIRHPTPLRLGEYHTVRLLRNLTRGSLALDGHPPVNGTSQGKFQGLDLNEELYLGGYPDFSTVAKTGLSRGFMGCVRQLRIQGEEVAFGDMDLQAHGVTSCPTCQDRPCQNGGVCQDAESGTYVCRCPHGFTGSNCEYSQALHCHPEACGADATCVNRPDGQGYTCRCHLGKAGERCTEGEAVSVPSFGEAGAFVSYPPLTNVHHELRVEAEFLPLAPNGLLLFSAGKAAPVEDFVALAMAGGHLEFRYELGSGLAVLRSTEPVTLGRWHRVTAERVHKDGTLVVDDAAPVKRSSPGKSQGLNLRTPLYLGGTEPPLRPPTNASFRGCIGEVSINGKKVDLSYSFLRSRGVGQCGQSSPCLQAACLHGGRCLPLPAGSPGSPAYRCLCPPGFSGPRCEREEDRCLHHNPCLHGGTCKGNACLCPQGYTGPYCQHSLALAELEQDWQEGSGGGDAPGQFSAAFRDGSYLALPGHLFPRGPPEAPETIELELRTGSADGLLLWHGAEPGEGGKAKDFIGLGLKDGHLVFSYQLGSGEASIVSEDPINDGEWHRVTVTREGRHGRLQVDGEEPVSGESPGANVMANTQGSIYVGGAPDPRSLTAGKFTSGITGCLRGLALAPAGTPRHPIDLRHGAVGGSPAPPCPS is encoded by the exons CGCCGAATACCGCTGCGACCACCGGCCCGATTGCCACGACGCCTCTGACGAGGACGGCTGTG aCCACCCGACACGGATGCCCCCCACCACCGCCCGCCCCGCCACCACCCGCCCGGTGAGCACCGTCACCGTCGCCGCCACCACCCCGCCGCGTCGCCTGCTCACCCCGCGCCCCCCCAAACCGCCGACGGGTGGGTGCCAAGCGGGCGAAGCCGCCTGCACCAACGGGCGCTGCGTCCCCCGCGATTACGTCTGTGACGGCGAGCCCGACTGCGCCGACGGCAGCGACGAGGAAGCTTGCG GCACCCCCTCGCCCTGCGAACCCAACGAGTTCAAGTGCCGCAACGGGCACTGCGCCCTCAAGCTTTGGCGTTGCGACGGCGAGAATGATTGCGGGGACGGCTCCGACGAGACCGATTGCC CCACCAAAGCGCCCGGTGCGGCGTGCGGGCCGGCAGAGTTTCGGTGCGTGGCGAGCGGGAGCTGCATCCGTGCCAGCTACCAATGCGACCGCGAACCCGACTGTCCCGACCGCTCCGATGAGGTCGGCTGCG TGCCCCCGCAGGTGGTGACGCTCCCCCGGGAGTCGGTGCGGGCGGTGCCGGGGCAGACGGTCACCTTCACCTGCGTGGCCACCGGCGTCCCCACCCCCATCATCACCTGGCGCCTCAACTGGGGCCACACCCCCAGCAGCCACAG GGTGTCGATCGTAAGCGAGGCCGGGCAGGGCACGCTGACCATCCGGGACGTGAAAGAAGCCGACCAAGGCGCCTACACCTGTGAAGCCATCAACACCCTCGGCATGGTCTTTGGCATCCCCGACAGCATCCTCACCGTCACCCGCCCTG GACCGTGCCCTGAGGGCCACTTCCAGGTGACGGGGACAtcccgctgcctgccctgcttctGCTTCGGTGTCACCACCGCTTGCCGTGCCACTGCTCGGcaccgccaccgcctccacctcCGCTTCGACCGCCCCGACGACTTCAAGG GCGTCAACGTGACGGTGCCGGCCGCGCCATCCCCGCCGGTGCTTTCGGCCACCCAGCTCCATGTGGATGTGGGTGCCGAGGAATTCCAGCTCCTGGATCTGTCCCGCCGCTTCCTGGCCCTCGATGCCTTCTGGGCGCTGCCAGATGCCTTCCTTGGGGACAAG GTGGATGCCTACGGGGGAGCACTGAGTTACGGGGTACGGTACCGCCTGGGGCGGGGACCCCCTGAGCCCACCACCCACCCCGACGTGGTGCTGCGGGGCCACGGGCGGCAGCTGCGGGCGCGCACCGGAGCCACCCGGCCCGATGTCCTCAACCGGCGGCATGTGCCCTTCACCGAG GACCactgggaggatgaggagggtgccCCAGTAAgccgggagctgctgctgctggtactGCAGGGGCTGGAGGGCATCTTCATCCGGGCGGTCTACGACGGGCGCATGGCTAGTGTGGGGCTCAGCGACGTGGCCATGGATGTCACCAGCACCAGTGACACCGGCCTGGGGCCAGCCGGGGACGTCGAGGAGTGCAG GTGCCCCGTGGGCTACGCGGGGCTGTCATGCCAGCGATGTGCAACCCGCTTCGAGCGGGTGACAAGGGGACCCTACTTGGGGACCTGCTCCGGTTGCGGCTGCCATGGCCACTCCAGCACCTGCGACCCCGTTTTTGGGCACTGCCTG aACTGCCAGCACAACACGGAGGGTCCCCAGTGCGAGAAGTGCAAACCTGGCTTCTTCggtgatgccaccaagggcacgGCCACTGCCTGTCACCCTTGTCCCTGTCCTTACACCGAGCCAGCTCGCAG GTTTTCGGAATCATGCTTTTTGGACACGGATGGCCAAGCCACCTGCGACGCCTGCGCACCCGGTTACGCCGGCCGCCGCTGCGAGAG GTGTGCCCCGGGCTACGAGGGAGACCCCATCCAGCCAGGTGGCAAGTGTACCCCAATTG GCCAGGAGCTCGTCAAGTGCGACACCCGTGGGGGCAAGGATGAGGCCGGCGGGACGTGCCGCTGCAAG CCCAACGTGCGGGGGCGGCTGTGCGATGCCTGTGCCGCCGGCACCTTCCACCTGAGCGCAGCCAACCCTGAGGGCTGCCTGCAGTGCTTCTGCATGGGTGTCTCACGGCACTGCGCCAGCTCCGCGTGGAGCCGCCACCAG GTCCTCCTCACCGCCGAGGAGACATCGCCGCTGAGCCTGGCCAACCTGGCTGGCACACGGACCATCAGTGACCGTGCCCGCTTCTCCTCCCCAAGGGAGCTGCTCTTCGCCTCCTTCCAGGAGCTGCCCCGTGACGTCTACTACTGGGTGCTGCCCGCACCCTTCGCCGGGGACAAG GTGACATCGTACGGTGGTGAGCTGCGCTACACGGTGACGCACCGGGCACCAGCAGGCGCCCAACCTTTGCCACGCCAGCCCGACATCCTGCTGCAGGGCAATGGCATACTCCTGGAGCACTTCTCTGATGCCAACCCCCCATCTGGCGTCCCCACCACCGTCACCGTGCCCTTCCGTGAA CGTGCCTGGCGCCGAGCGGATGGACGCGATGCCACCCGTGAGCATCTCCTGATGGCTTTGGCCGACATCGACCTCTTCATGATCCGGGCGTCCTACTCGGATCAACCGGAGGAGAGCAG ACTAGCTGATGTCAGCCTGGACGTGGCAGTGCCACACGCCACCGGCCGCCCGCCAGCACTGGAGGTGGAGGATTGCACCTGCCCAGCCGGCTACCGCGGTGCCTCCTGCCAG GACTGTGACACCGGCTACACCCGCAGCACCACCGGGCTCTACCTGGGCACCTGCGAGCCGTGCCAGTGCCACGGCCATGCCAGCGAGTGCCACCCTGAGAATGGCATCTGCCAG GGCTGCCGGGATCACACGGAGGGCGCCCAATGTGACAAATGCCAACCCGGCTACTACGGCGATGCTACCCGGGGCACCCCGGGCGActgccagccctgtccctgccatGGGCACCACAGTGACACCCA GGAGACCAAGAGGTGCTTCGAGGACAAGGACGGACAGCCCACCTGCACCGCATGCGCCCCTGGACACAGCGGGCGTCTCTGCGAGAG GTGCTTGCCTGGGTATGTGGGGGACCCGCTGCGGGGAGAGCCGTGCCAAG AGCCGGGCGTCCCCAGTGCGCAGTGCCAGTGCGACCCGCGCGGCAGCATCGGTGAGGGCTGCGACGCCGACGGGCAGTGCCACTGCAAG gcCAACGTGGAGGGTCCCAGCTGTGCCACCTGCCGTCCCCACCATTTCCACCTGAGTGCCAGTGAGCCGgctggctgcctgccctgcttcTGCATGGGCATCGTCCAGCACTGTGGCAGCACCGCCTACGCCCGCGGCACC GTCCGGACGCCCTTCGGTCCCGGTAATCCCCAGGGATTTGCCTTGGTGAACCGGCAGCGCAGCACCCGGGTGGGCACCGGCTTCGAGGTGGAGCTGGGCATCCCCCAACCCCGCTTGACCTACAGCCGTTTTGGGGAGCTGCCTCCCGACTCCTACTactggcagctgcctccccccTACCAGGGGGACAAG GTGGGCTCCTATGGTGGGCGCCTCCGCTACACCCTGACCTACACCCCAGGGGGGCAGGGAGCCCCCCTGCCTGACGTCGACATCCAGATCACG GGCAACGACATCACGCTGGTGGCATACCAGCCCGACCTGCCCCCGCGGACCCCCCAGGCCTTCGAGATCATTTTTCGGGAG caatACTGGCAGCGGCCGGACGGGCAACCGGCAACACGGGAGCATCTCCTGATGGCTTTGGCCGACCTGGATGAGATCCTCATCCGAGCCACCTACTCCACCAGCACGGCCGCATCCAGCATCGCCGACGTCGCCATGGATATGGCCGTGCCCCCCCAACCtggcctccccccagcccctgaAGTGGAGGAATGCCGCTGCCCCCCCGGCTACCACGGGCTGTCCTGCCAG gatTGTGCGCCTGGTTACACCCGTACCGGGGGGGGGCTGTACCTGGGGCACTGCGAGCTCTGTGAGTGCAACGGGCATTCGGAGAGCTGCCACCCCGAGAGCGGCGTCTGCTCT ggATGCTTGCACAACACGGCAGGGGACTTCTGTGACCAGTGTGCCCCCGGTTTCTACGGGGATGCCACCGCCGGTACCCCCGAGGACTGCCAGCCCTGCGCCTGTCCCCTCCCGTACCCTGAAAACCA GTTCTCCAGGACCTGCGAGAGTTTGGGAGGCGGTGGGTACCGCTGCACCGCCTGCGAGCCGGGCTACGCCGGGCAGTACTGCGAGCG CTGCGCGCCTGGCTACACGGGTGACCCCACGGCACGTGGGCAGGCGTGCGTCCCGGTGGGCTCCCCACTCCCGCTGGCTGTCCGCATCCACCCACCACGCACCACAGTGGCACAGGGCAGCGCCGTCACCCTGCGGTGCCAGGCCAGCGGTGACCCCCCCTTCTATTACCACTGGACGCGAGAAGATGGGCGACCCCTCCCCGAAGGTGCCCAGAGCCGGCGACAAG GCGAGGAGCTGCACTTCGCCAGCATCCAGCCCTCTGAAGCCGGCGTCTACGTCTGCTCCTGCCGCAACCTACGGCACAGCAACACCAGCCGCGCTGAGGTCATTGTCACTG AGACCCCCGGCAAACCCATCACCGTCACCGTGGAGGAGAAGCGGGTGCAGCGGGTGAAGCCTGGGGCCGATGTCACCTTCGTCTGCACTGCCAAGAGCAAG TCACCTGCCTACACCCTGGTATGGACACGGCAGAACCATGGGACGTTGCCAGCCGGCGCCGTGGACTTCAACGGCATCCTCACCCTGCGCAACGTGCGGCCCGAGGACGCCGGTGTCTACGTCTGCACTGGCTCCAACATGCTGGACATGGACGAGGGCACCGCCACGCTCTACGTCCAGG CCCCCTCAAAGACTCAGATGTTTTATGGACCCGTTGAGTTTATGGAGGGGCACAGACCAG ccggcaccgccgccgcccccaccGCCGCCGTGGAGCCGGCACAGCTGAGTGTAGCACCGGGGCAGCCGGCCGAGTTTCGCTGCGTGGTTGCCGGtaaccccccacccaccctcgaGTGGCTCG GCACGCTGCCGCCGCGGGCGGTGGTCCATGGTGGGACGCTGCGTTTCAGTGCCGTTGAGCCCACTGATGAGGGGCACTACGCGTGTCGGGCACGCAGCAGTGCCGGGCAGCACACGGCGCGGGCCTTCCTCCATGTACAAG CTGCTGGCACACCCCGGGTGCAGGTGAGCCCGGAGCGGACGGAGGTGCAGGAGGGCTCCACAGTGCGACTCTACTGCCGGGTCTCAGGGTCACCCACCGCCACCATCACCTGGGAGAAGCAGGGGGGCACCCTACCACCGCAG TCCCGCTCTGAGCATGCTGACATCGCCACGCTGGTCATCCCCACTGTGACAGCAGCCGACGGTGGCATCTACCTCTGCGTGGGCACCAGCGCCGCTGGCACGGCCCGCGCTGCCATCGAGGTGGCAGTGGTGCCAG GGACAGCACCGCCCATCCGCATTGAGTCCTCGTCCCCATCTGTCACCGAGGGACAGACCCTGGACCTTGACTGCCTggtggcaggatctggccccgCCACCGTGACGTGGTATAAGCGCGgtggctccctgcctgctggccACCAG GTTTCGGGGTCCCGGCTCCGTGTCCCCCATGTCACGGCGGCCGATTCAGGGGAGTACGTGTGCCGGGCAAGCTTGGGGACCACCGTGCGTGAGGCGTCTGTCATTGTCACCGTCGTGGCTGGATCCGGCTCATCCTACG GGCCACCAGCTTCAGGTGTCCCTGTCCGGATCGAGGCGTCCTCATCCACTGTGGCCGAGGGACAGAGCCTGGACCTCAACTGCGTGGTGGCTGGGCAGGGACAGGCCACCGTCACCTGGTACAAGCGGGGGGGGTCCCTTCCAGCCAAGCACCAG GTGTCAGGCACCCGCCTGCGCATCCCCCAGGTGACGGCAGCCGATTCAGGGGAGTATGTGTGCCGGGTGACGTCAGGTGGTGTCACGCACGAGACGTCCCTCATCGTTACCATCCAGACAGGAGCTGGATCCTCTTATG CCGTCGGTGTCACGCCGCCAGTGAGGATCGAGACCTCGTCCGCTGCCGTCACCGAGGGACAGACCCTGGACCTCAACTGCATGGTGGCAGGACAGGGTCACCCCCATGTCACCTGGTACCGGCGtgggggggctctgccccccaACAGCCAG GTGTCGGGGACCCGCCTGCGCCTCGTCCAGGTGGCGGTGGCTGATTCGGGGGAGTATGTGTGCCGGGTGACCCTGGGGACCGTCACGCAGGAGGCATCTGTCATCGTCACCGTGCCTGGCGGCATGGGCACCTACTACC cctccgGAGTCTCCCAGCCCCTCCGCATCGAGTCCTCGTCCTCGGCCATTGCTGAGGGACAGATCCTGGATCTCAACTGCGTggtggcaggatctggccctgccaCTGTGACATGGTACAAGCGCGGTGGCTCCCTGCCCACCAGCCACCAG GTGTCAGGCACCCGCCTGCGCATCCCCCAGGTGACGGCAGCCGATTCGGGGGAGTATGTGTGCCGGGTGACATCGGGTGGCGTCACGCAGGAGACGTCTCTCATCGTCACTATCGATGATGGAGCCAACCCATCCCACC CCACTGGCGTCACACCGCCCATCCGCATCGAGTCCTCAGCATCCTCTGTCACTGAGGGACAGACCCTGGACCTGGACTGTGTGGTGGCTGGACAGGGACAGGCCACCATCACCTGGTACAAGCGTGGTGGGTCCCTCCCAGCCAAGCACCAG GTATCGGGGTCCCGCCTGCGGCTGTCACAGCTCTCAGTGGCCGATTCGGGGGAGTATGTGTGCCGGGCAGACACAGGCAGCGTCTCCCGCGAGGCCACCATCACTGTCACCGTCACCTCCCGTGACAGCTCCAGCTACC GTCTGCAGAGCCCCATCATCTCCATTGACCCACACAGCATGGCAGTGGCACCAGGCGAGGATGCCACCTTCAAGTGCCGCGTCCATGACGGCGCCCGGCCTGTCAACGTCACTTGGCGGATGGGACCTGGCCAACATCTCCAAG ACAATGTGAAGATCAGCTCCAATGGCTCGGTCATCTCCATCACCGGTGCCCACGTGGGCAACCAGGGTGCCTACCACTGCGTGGCCTCCAACCGCTTTGGTGTCGCCAGCAGCGTCGTCAACCTCCTGGTGCAAG gtGCCCCCACGGTGTCGGTGATGCCACCGGGCCCCGTGACAGTGAAGGAGGGCAAATCTCTCAGCCTGGAGTGCCTTGGCCGGGGTGAACCACGGCCACTGGTGCGGTGGAGCCGGCTGGGCTCCCGGCAGAAGGTGGAACATCAAATGCTGCTGCACATGGACAGCCAGGCCATCCTGCAG CTCTCACCGGCCAAGCCAGAGCACGCTGGGACCTATGTCTGCACGGCACACAGCGCCTTGGGTTCAGCACAAGCCCGGGTGGATGTCAATGTGGAGACGGAACAGCGGCACCCTGGTGCCCCCGAGGTCACCGCGCCACCCGCTGTCACCGTGGTGGCCGGGGACACTGCCACGCTGCACTGCACAGCCAGAG GTGAGCCGGCGCCCCGGATCGAGTGGTCAAAGCTGCGGGcacccctgccctggcagcaccgGGTGGTGAACGGCAGCTTGGTCATCCCGCGCGTTGCACAGCAGGACTCGGGCCAGTACATCTGCAATGCCAGCAGCCCCGCTGGCTTCGCTGAGGTCTTCATCACCCTCGACGTGGAGA CACCACCATATGCCACCAGCCTGCCGGAGGACACCGCGGTGCGTGCCGGTGACGCGCTGCAGGTGCAGTGCCTGGCCCATGGCACCCCGCCGCTGGTCTACACTTGGGATAAGATCAATGGCAGCCTCTCGGCACGCGCCATCTACCGCGCCGGCCTCCTCCGCATCAGCCCAGCCTTGCCCGCCGATGCCGGCACCTACCGCTGCCTTGTTACCAACCGCGTCGGCACCGCCGAGACCTTCGCACGCGTGGCTGTCCATG GTGATGCTGGTGACAGTGGGGACGCTGGCAGTGGTCCCTTGACAGTACGGGTGACACCAGGGAGCCTCGTCAAGGGGGTGGGTGGCACCGCCGAATTCGCCTGCACTGTCTCGGGGGACCCCAGGGCACATCTGGAGTGGCTGAAGGATGGCGGGGAGCTACCCCCCACCCACAGCGTGCGGGACGGGGTGCTGCG GATACCGGAGCTGGcgtggggggcacagggggtgtACGTGTGCCGGGCCAGCGCCCCAGGCGGGCAGGCGGAGGACAGGGCCACCCTCACCGTCCAGG gggggcaccccaaaaccccactgTCCCCCCTCCAAGCTCTCCCCAGGGCCCTGATCAACATCCGGACAGCAGTGCAGACAGTGCTGGCAGGGACGGCGGTGGAGCTGGAGTGTCTGGGCTTGGGTGAACCCCGTCCCCACGTCACCTGGAGTAAAGTGGGGGGCCGTATCCGACCCGGGGTGCTGGTCCGCGCCGGCACCCTCACTATTGAACGGGTAGAACGGGCAGATGCCGGGCAGTACCGCTGCACTGCCGCCAACAGCGTGGGCACCGTCCAGTCCCACGTCATCCTCCACGTGCAAG CCGCCCCCCAAATCGCCGGGCAGCCAGAGGTGAAGGAGGTCTCGGTGGGTTCGGTAGCTGTTTTGCCCTGCTTGGCATCCGGCTTCCCGGTGCCAGAGATCACCTGGAGTAAG CTGGAAGGGGAGCTGCCAGCAGGTGCCAGGGCAGAAGGGAACGTCCTGACCCTGCCGGCCGTGCGCCATGAGGACGCCGGCGTCTACGCCTGCGCCGCAGCCAACCACCGCGGCCAGGAAACGGCTTACTATGTCCTTAAGGTCCGAG agcGCCTGGTCCCCTATTTTGGGCAGACGCcccgctccttcctccccctgcccaccaTCAAGGATGCTTACAAAAGGTTCGAGATCCTCATCACCTTCCGACCTGACGCTGCTGACG GGCTTCTCCTCTACAATGGGCAGCGGAAAAACAGCGGTGCCGACTTCATCTCTTTCGGTTTGGTGGGTGGCCGCCCCGAATTTAG GTTTGATGCTGGTTCGGGCATGGCCACCATCCGGCATCCGACGCCCCTGCGGTTGGGCGAGTACCACACTGTCCGTCTCCTCCGCAATCTCACCCGGGGTTCGCTGGCGCTGGACGGGCACCCCCCAGTTAACGGGACCTCCCag GGGAAGTTTCAAGGGCTGGATCTGAACGAGGAGCTGTACCTGGGGGGGTACCCCGATTTCAGTACCGTGGCTAAGACAGGGCTCAGCCGTGGTTTTATGG GCTGCGTACGCCAGCTCCGCATCCAAGGGGAGGAGGTGGCCTTTGGGGACATGGACCTGCAGGCGCACGGTGTCACCAGTTGTCCCACTTGCCAGGACCGGCCGTGCCAG AATGGTGGCGTGTGCCAGGACGCCGAGAGTGGCACCTACGTCTGCCGTTGTCCCCACGGCTTCACCGGCAGCAACTGCGAGTACTCACAGGCTTTGCATTGTCACCCAG AGGCGTGCGGGGCTGATGCCACCTGTGTCAACCGGCCAGACGGGCAGGGCTATACCTGCCGCTGCCACCTgggcaaggctggggagaggtgcACCGAGG GTGAGGCAGTGAGCGTGCCATCCTTCGGTGAGGCGGGTGCCTTCGTCTCCTACCCGCCCCTCACCAACGTCCACCACGAGCTGCGAGTGGAGGCCGAGTTCCTGCCGCTGGCACCCAACGGGCTCCTGCTCTTCAGCGCTGGCAAAGCTGCCCCCGTTGAGGACTTTGTCGCCTTGGCCATGGCTGGTGGCCACCTTGAGTTCCGCTACGAGCTGGGCTCAG GCCTGGCAGTTCTCCGCAGCACGGAGCCGGTGACGCTTGGCCGCTGGCACCGGGTGACGGCCGAGCGGGTTCACAAGGATGGGACGTTGGTGGTGGATGACGCCGCCCCGGTGAAACGCTCTTCGCCCGGCAAGAGTCAAGGTCTCAACCTACGCACCCCCCTTTATTTGGGGGGCACTGAACCCCCCCTGCGCCCCCCAACCAACGCCTCCTTCCGGGGCTGCATTGGAGAG GTCTCCATCAATGGGAAGAAGGTGGATTTGTCCTACAGCTTTCTGCGGAGCCGGGGCGTGGGGCAGTGCGGGCAGAGCTCgccctgcctgcaggctgcctgcctgcacGGGGGtcgctgcctgcccctgcctgcaggcagccccggcagccctgCCTACCGCTGCCTCTGCCCACCCGGCTTCAGCG ggcCACGCTGCGAGCGGGAGGAGGACCGCTGCCTGCACCACAACCCCTGCCTGCACGGTGGCACCTGCAAGGGCAACGCCTGCCTCTGCCCGCAGGGCTACACCGGTCCCTACTGCCAGCACA GCTTGGCGCTAGCggagctggagcaggactggcagGAAGGCAGCGGGGGCGGCG ACGCCCCAGGACAGTTCAGCGCCGCTTTCCGGGACGGCTCCTACCTGGCCCTGCCCGGTCACCTCTTTCCCCGTGG CCCACCCGAGGCGCCCGAGACCATCGAGCTGGAGCTGCGGACGGGCAGCGCCGACGGGCTGCTGCTGTGGCACGGGGCG GAGCCCGGTGAGGGTGGCAAAGCCAAAGACTTCATCGGCCTCGGCTTGAAggatgggcacctggtgttcag CTACCAGCTGGGCAGCGGTGAGGCCAGCATCGTCTCCGAAGACCCCATCAACGACGGCGAGTGGCACCGGGTGACGGTGACGAG GGAGGGCCGGCACGGGCGGCTGCAGGTGGATGGGGAAGAGCCGGTGAGCGGGGAGTCACCAGGAGCCAACGTTATGGCCAACACCCAGGGCAGCATCTACGTGG GCGGCGCCCCGGACCCCCGCAGCCTGACGGCCGGCAAATTCACCTCCGGCATCACTGGGTGCCTGCGGGGGCTGGCGCTGGCGCCCGCCGGGACCCCCCGGCACCCCATCGACCTGCGGCACGGTGCAGTGGGgggctcccccgcccccccctgcccctcctaA